In Spirosoma pollinicola, the genomic window TGCTTTTGATAATCCATTGATAGCGGAAAGCCCATCGCCAGTTAATCCGATAGGTTTTTACTTGTAATTGGTTTGAAAACGTAATTAATTCCTGCTTTTTAAATCCGCGCAAAATTGATGTTAACCCATCTTCTCTGGATAACGTATTGAGCTGAAAAACAAAGCAAACGAGTTGAAATAAACGATAGGCAAGAGCCGAACGTTGTAGGTCATTGATGACGACACCAATTTTAGCTTTTTTTACAAATAGCCCCATCAAATACAGAATTTCCTCATTAGTAAAGTGATGGAGGGTCAATGTACACAAGGCAATGTCATAGTCGACAGCGGCAAAGTGCTCATCGAATATATTAAGTGTGGCATAGTCAATATCGGGGTAGGCAACAGAACTGGCTTTTGCATGATTGACGGTATAAGCATTCGCATCAATACCACGTATACGAACCGTAAGCCCTTCCTGTTCGGCAAAATCAGCTACAGCCCGGCACATATCGCCGTTACCACAACCAATATCGACGATAGAAACCACACGTTCTTTAGGGTAATTTTTGAGGAGAATCTTGATACCATCGATGGTAACTCGATTACCACCCAACCATTGATTGATTGTCGCAATCTTATCCAACGCATCGCGCAGATCATCGCCAGCTAATGAAAAATCATCCAAAAACTCTTCTTTAGTGGTGCGATGAGTGGTACTTAAAAACATTCGGGTGCCTTTCTGGTGTATTAGATGGGTAATTTACTGATAAGTTATCTGGTAAACGAATTAGGTCAATAAGGGTTTACCATGTGTTTGTCGAATGATGTGTGGCAACACCCCCGGTGTCAGTCGCAGACTTTTTAATAATAGCGCCGTAATACCTGGCGACGTCAGAATCGACTGGGCAATCCGACCGGTTAACAGGCGGCTTTTAAACTCCGCCGACCAGTCCGATACATACTTTTTTTCCAGTTCAGAACGGTTGGCCAGCGTACCCTTAAAAAACGGAATGATCAATTCTGAAACCAGCTTGGCACTGTGAATGGCCATCGCCATGCCATTGCCGCATAGGGGGTGAATAAGGCCGGCCGTGTCACCGCACATCAGTATATGGTTTTCGACCGGATTTTTCCTGGCAAACGAGATTTGACTGATCGTTAAAGGTTTCTCAAATAGTGGAGTTGCCCTGGCGAAGAAATCGTTTAAGAATGGATTCTTTCGGAGAATGTGCTTCTGAAAGGCGTCTATGTTTTTAAACGGTTTAAAGCTCCGATAAGTAGTAAGGTAACAAGCGTTCACAACGCCATTTTCTACCTGAGACAGGCCGCAATAGCCACCATCAAAATTATGCAGGGCAACTAAATCGTTCGGAAACGGGGCTTGATAATGGGCTTTCACGCCCAGCCACGATGATTCCTGTTGAGCAAATGACCGATTTAACCGTTTGTCGAGTTGCGAGCGTTTGCCATAAGCACCAATTACGATCTTGGCGGTATATTTCGTCTCATCTGACGTACTTACCACGAAGGCATCGCGCTCGAATTGAACATCCGTCACGTCGGCTTGCCTGATGTCAGCGCCTGCCATACGGGCTGTGTTAGCTAAAAGCTGGTCGAGCGCGAAACGGCTTATACCAAAGCCACCCAAAGGCAACATGCTTTCGACTGTTTTGCCGGAAGCGGTACTGAGCAAAAATCGGTTTATGCGAGCGGGGGCCAACTCGTCGATTGCTACGCCAAGATACTGTAAATAGGGAAGTACTTCGTTCGATACATATTCACCGCACACTTTGTGTTGTGGGTAGACGTTCTTTTCGAGGAGTACCACATGCAGGTTTGCTTTGGCAAGGTGAATGCCTGCGGTCAAACCTGCCAGACCACCACCAATAATCAGTACATCAGCATTAACGGTTAGTCGGGGTGGTGTCATGGGTGATAAAACCTGCGTATATAGGAATAGGTTTTTTGAAATTCATTGTGTCGCTATAGAAAACGACTCTGGATAGTTCATGAATGTAAATTCATTGAATCAAAAACGAAAATTGATGTATCAAAAACGAAAAACAACTTTAGTTAAATTGAGTTAACTTATTGATAATCAGTAAAAAATAGTTACTGTTGATTTCGAAAGCTTTTGAACAATTCTCTAAATCATCTTATTTATAGTTCATCTAGATTTGATTCGAAGTTAACGGTTACCTGTTCCTTTCCCTCTGCTATGAATCAGAAACAACGCATCTTTTTTTGGTCTATAACAGCCGCATTAGGCGGTTTCCTTTTTGGCTTCGATACGGCGGTCATATCCGGTGTTGAGCAGTCACTTCAAACCTTGTGGCACCTCAATGTCTGGGAGCACGGCTTAACGGTTTCCATCGCGCTTATAGGCACCGTTATCGGTTCAATGCTGGGAGGAATTCCAACCCAGAAAATTGGGCGTAAACGAACATTATTCTGGATTGCCATCCTCTATTTAGTGGCTTCTATCGGTACGGCAATGTCTACCGGCTGGAGCGTTTTTCTCGTCTTCCGTTTTCTGGGTGGTTTAGGCGTAGGGGCTTCGTCCGTTGCGGCTCCCATGTATATCACCGAAATTTCGCCTGCTAAGTCTCGCGGCAAACTGGTGGGCCTGTTTCAGTTCAATGTAGTGCTGGGTATTCTGATTGCCTACTTGTCGAACTTCCTGTTGCAGGGCCTTGGCGACGATTCGTGGCGGTGGATGCTTGGTATTCAGGCCCTTCCCTCGCTTATTTTCCTGATTGCCGTATTGAATATTCCAGAAAGTCCACGCTGGTTGCTGCTCGTTAAGGGTAAAACTGCCGAGGCACTAGAGGTGTTGAACATGATTGATCCGGCCACCGCCGATCAAACACTGGTTGCTATTCAGCAAAGCAATTCTCACTCACAGGCATCGACCCGGTTGTTTTCGGGGCAATATAATACGCCCGTCATGCTGGCTGTTTTGTTTGCGGTTTTCAATCAGGTGTCGGGCATTAACGCTATTATTTATTACGCTCCCCGAATTTTTGAAATGACGGGCCTGGGCAAAAGTTCGGCTCTTCTCTCATCGGCGGGTATTGGGTTGGTAAACCTCATTTTTACCATGATCTCCATGAACCTCATTGACCGGTATGGCCGCCGTACGTTAATGAAAATTGGCTCGGTGGGGCTTATCCTTACGCTGGCGCTGGTGGCACGGGCATTTTATGTAGAAGATTTTAGCGGAATGACAGTACCACTCTTGCTGTTTGGTTATATTGCCTTCTTTGGCTTCTCGCAGGGAGCGGTTATCTGGGTATTTATTTCCGAAATTTTTCCGAATGAAGTTCGTTCCAGTGGTCAGGCGCTGGGGAGCTTTACACACTGGTTAATGGCTGCTATTATCACCTTCTCGTTTCCCTATTTTGCCGAACACTTTGGCGGGGGCAACACCTTCCTTTTCTTTACCATTATGATGGTATTGCAGTTACTCTTCGTTGTGCGACTCATGCCCGAAACAAAAGGCACCAGCCTGGAGCAAATTGAAAAAACATTTGTTGTCCACTAACTCTTTTCTGACCATGAACTCGATCATAACCTGTTTCGGAGAAACACTTTGGGATGTGTTACCCACCAGCAAACAGCCCGGCGGAGCACCCATGAACGTTGCAGCTGATCTACGTAATTTCGGCCTGGATGCCCGGATGATAACACGCGTTGGCAACGATGATCTTGGTCGCGAACTTCTCGACTTTATTGAACACAAAGGGCTTCCGCTCGATCTGGTTCAGACGGGACAAACGCACCTGACGGGCGTAGCTAAGGCCAATATCTCAGATACAAACGAGGTTACCTACAAGATTGTCCAACCGGTGGCCTGGGATTATATTCAGCTGGAGCCTAACCTGCTCGATGTTGTTAAACAAAGTGATTTCTTCGTGTATGGAAGCCTGGCTGCCCGTAGTCCTCAAACGCGCGAAACATTGCTGGCCCTGCTGGAAGTGGCTCCCAAAAAAGTTTTTGACGTAAACATTCGCGCTCCGCATTACGAACGGGCAACAGTTGAGGCACTTCTCCACCAGGCCGATATCGTGAAGTTAAATGAACATGAACTGGTGGAATTGTCGGGGTGGTATGGCGAAGAAAATGATCTACACCGGGCAATGCATCAGTTACGCGGTCATTTTAAACTCGAAAAATTAATCGTGACACTAGGTGAGCATGGCGCCGTACTGCTGGATAACGCCGGATTACATAGCCAACTGGGTTTCCCTGTTGAGGTAGCCGATACGATTGGTAGTGGCGATGCCTTTCTGGCGGCATTTCTTTACAAAACGCTGCAGGGTGAATCGCCGAAAAAGATACTGGAATTTGCCTGTGCTACGGGAGCCTTTGTGGCTACCCAACAGGGGGCAACACCAGCTTTTACTGAGGATACTATTGTGCGTCAAATCATTGGGATTGGTTAATTGGTGGAGTAATTGATTGGTTATTGGTGAAGTGGAGTTTTTAGTTTTTGTGTCATTAACCAATTAACTGATCAACCACTCCACCAATAATTAAAAATAATACAAGTAGAGTACCGGGCTCTTATCGGCCCTATTAGGTTGGTAATATAGTTTACTGTGGGGGGCGGCCATCCGTGGCTGACTCCCCACTGTACCTTCCCGATCTCATCATTTACAATCGATTCATTGTGCAAAAAATAGTCAGAATTATTGCCCTGCTGGCCTTGATAGCGTGTCATGCGCATGGTCAATCAACGAAAGCCGGCATCAAGCCGGAGTTGTATCGCCCCCTGTATCACTTCACACCTAAGGCCCATTGGATGAACGACCCCAATGGCATGGTGTACTACAAGGGGACCTATCATCTGTTTTTTCAATATTACCCAGATGCTACCGTCTGGGGACCTATGCACTGGGGACATGCTA contains:
- a CDS encoding methyltransferase domain-containing protein, which produces MFLSTTHRTTKEEFLDDFSLAGDDLRDALDKIATINQWLGGNRVTIDGIKILLKNYPKERVVSIVDIGCGNGDMCRAVADFAEQEGLTVRIRGIDANAYTVNHAKASSVAYPDIDYATLNIFDEHFAAVDYDIALCTLTLHHFTNEEILYLMGLFVKKAKIGVVINDLQRSALAYRLFQLVCFVFQLNTLSREDGLTSILRGFKKQELITFSNQLQVKTYRINWRWAFRYQWIIKSI
- a CDS encoding carbohydrate kinase family protein, which translates into the protein MNSIITCFGETLWDVLPTSKQPGGAPMNVAADLRNFGLDARMITRVGNDDLGRELLDFIEHKGLPLDLVQTGQTHLTGVAKANISDTNEVTYKIVQPVAWDYIQLEPNLLDVVKQSDFFVYGSLAARSPQTRETLLALLEVAPKKVFDVNIRAPHYERATVEALLHQADIVKLNEHELVELSGWYGEENDLHRAMHQLRGHFKLEKLIVTLGEHGAVLLDNAGLHSQLGFPVEVADTIGSGDAFLAAFLYKTLQGESPKKILEFACATGAFVATQQGATPAFTEDTIVRQIIGIG
- a CDS encoding NAD(P)/FAD-dependent oxidoreductase, which translates into the protein MTPPRLTVNADVLIIGGGLAGLTAGIHLAKANLHVVLLEKNVYPQHKVCGEYVSNEVLPYLQYLGVAIDELAPARINRFLLSTASGKTVESMLPLGGFGISRFALDQLLANTARMAGADIRQADVTDVQFERDAFVVSTSDETKYTAKIVIGAYGKRSQLDKRLNRSFAQQESSWLGVKAHYQAPFPNDLVALHNFDGGYCGLSQVENGVVNACYLTTYRSFKPFKNIDAFQKHILRKNPFLNDFFARATPLFEKPLTISQISFARKNPVENHILMCGDTAGLIHPLCGNGMAMAIHSAKLVSELIIPFFKGTLANRSELEKKYVSDWSAEFKSRLLTGRIAQSILTSPGITALLLKSLRLTPGVLPHIIRQTHGKPLLT
- a CDS encoding sugar porter family MFS transporter yields the protein MNQKQRIFFWSITAALGGFLFGFDTAVISGVEQSLQTLWHLNVWEHGLTVSIALIGTVIGSMLGGIPTQKIGRKRTLFWIAILYLVASIGTAMSTGWSVFLVFRFLGGLGVGASSVAAPMYITEISPAKSRGKLVGLFQFNVVLGILIAYLSNFLLQGLGDDSWRWMLGIQALPSLIFLIAVLNIPESPRWLLLVKGKTAEALEVLNMIDPATADQTLVAIQQSNSHSQASTRLFSGQYNTPVMLAVLFAVFNQVSGINAIIYYAPRIFEMTGLGKSSALLSSAGIGLVNLIFTMISMNLIDRYGRRTLMKIGSVGLILTLALVARAFYVEDFSGMTVPLLLFGYIAFFGFSQGAVIWVFISEIFPNEVRSSGQALGSFTHWLMAAIITFSFPYFAEHFGGGNTFLFFTIMMVLQLLFVVRLMPETKGTSLEQIEKTFVVH